A window of the Xiashengella succiniciproducens genome harbors these coding sequences:
- a CDS encoding beta strand repeat-containing protein: protein MKSIFTRFSRMISDKRFVVTGAVLLLGIIRAGGVFAGTDAKADFNVDKAAAVVGEVVTVTDQSTGATNHRWSFGADADPVSSNAVGPHDVRYSTTGLKTITLNVDAAGPLGSSSEAKKSIPVYGTYYYKGSGNPSATSNWNSARDGNGDYTPANFNSGYQTFIIQTGQTCNTSELWALTGPETKIILEAGATLVANHAIGNASSDISLELASNATYEHNNGSGFIWQASVVADPTSTISYGYAGDQSIAAVDYGNLRVSGGGDKTLLGDVGVRGVLELSGARVVLAQRDLTLKLGASLIAGQPFSSSNMLVTEGAGLFIREGAASSDFLGIYPVGSGGAYAPFQIDNFQVTGSGSISVRTTPGNAPGSNPTDLQRHWITSVAGVSVQDASVRFTYANGELPNTVSYEPKVFQNGSWIDIPGGQNFGTNTFGGSGINDLNGVWTLREPIITYYSYQSGSWNNPNTWTTDPSGSLSVNAGVPLPTQRVVILNGRNVSIPDNSREILSLLIQDGGVLDLGTTTGHDFGEVSGEGILRLRTNSFPGGNFDAFTSTGGGTVEYYNGSDFILQHNDYNNLVFSLSGSGVSATVRNNLTVNGNLTVNRGTFRINDNTATSRLNLYVNGDLTVETNGRIRVGTGDLGTNFESAHRLTINGNFSNYGEARFSGLSSPNYQSYPNYRVDVVFNNPTKDQNVTINGLTRFYRIEIDKGVDQTFVLNIDASAPNLFHLDGRNNEMGVTPNPDAPNIIQRSALGLMAGTVRLGTNINLPSLAEEWQSGQDYNYHVDEDACLWIDGATVKHTTNDRGGNSNSFVLYGTLRITNPTSVFNVNNLHGIIIRANASVVVEDGLLITPAIRTSTVEGTHRGSYNQSGGTVEITGNITGADRHPSFSWTYPNMSFAMSGGEMLIRQATNAGEGRNRSLVIGSSPENVSVTGGTVRIQTTYRDANFVSTAPFWNLVIENPTNSGFSSNLQSFTSTAFDAASVPLQPLKVLNDLSVGNSARFVANNTDVSVGGAFTINANATYTPGTNTTIFNGNGPQTFTNNGTLTNGFNNLELAGKSDLTLNGATSFAIRGDFTLGKETILRDNGRTVTVAGNIQNSGTHFRPATGAGRIELTGNGNQILSGDGTGSFNNLSVNKNGGSVTTDATVTINGDLRLVSNHRFTIGNNTLKLGTDANIYSAATGTAQVFTNNKMLVTGGLMSNGGVQKEFNNTNGFLFPFGFAVGATHYYMPATLRFSSAPTKWGAVTSRPVHGRHHLAQGTNNALGAYWKTTSQGFEGIPSSSVVHTYAYADAFVSGNESNYLPAVYNYGTAWRTINDVNLVNQATNVITFNAESNANGDYTAGLPSAFEGIPVLYSRISGAWNEPGTWSTDSHSGEAGSVVPAANTIVVIGEDHTVTMTANGAEAGALFISEGATLDLVRTNGHNFAALPEETVTGSGTLRIARAYFPRGDFGEFLGENGGTVEYYVSGGNAFTLPVASDGTSLPLTQYRNLIVNASGADITLPNIDFTVFENLVIKGSNQVRTNTGGVRTYHVGGDLKIESGNLVYRNDRATHFLVDGDVMVNSGASFSVRDGGTAVANTLTIEGSLINSGTFNMVGGTRNTATIFKGEQDAVIEGSGSTFNFHRLTVDKGSDATPILALKSSISTGVTNPFLTLLNGTFRVDGEGLVVTVTDGSTSFSIPSTAALSVNAGTLRVAYGNGNANLLLAGRLEVLGGRMEIGQATQNRNNSIEYAAAGKPEVYVSGGTLYVNGQIRRPATTTSGSLNYIQSGGELIIAGRNRMTSRGLLEVANNGSLFKVSGGRLILARPSASGSAFGDLYLRPASNEVSGGTIQLGADGNTAGYSFDLQLGTPIWNLQVGANTGQSASLAVLPLQVKNELFISSNSVFLANGLDVNLEGRLVNNNISASRGINEGGFRPGAVSQTTRFNGTGSQQIQGFGTNVTNFANLEIRATSLSLVENSSLYVNNNLSLYSGVFNDGGNIVAVVRNIHNVARHESPSSSGGISVEGTQAQTISGNNAVFGNILMNNSNGANVVNNIRINGHLNFTAGSLYIDDYLLTFGENAVVGGTPGRKQMVMLNGVLSDQGVRKLYAAGAAGEFVFPVGVQGKYTPAAYTVLANGAPGSITLRTINEKHAAVNDTDDNELAYYWSVKSEGFSGLSVSHRYTYEQDDVRADEEQYVGGRYDYENYTWYDLGEVVDAANNTISFNGDYITGEYTAGYAPNFVTKPVLYSRGNGDWDDPTTWAITPGGDAGGLRPDGNPVIIAEGHLVTLNVDNAYTYSVELNGTLDIGTTLYHNMGHFLGDGTLVIGSTSDGNFILPGGKFDEFFDNAASTIEFKGDNEANLPLKPGNIYKPFQNVVLSGSGRKNISADDMKINGNLVIRNGTVLSNVNNNRTLYVGGDWINENTSVGGFLAGRGTVVFDGNRTQQFKVETAESFYNVTMNTNGELDMAETAVGANFVVSNRLNLSRGIIRSYADKVVYISNTANNAVSGGNVNSFVDGPMTKRMLTGQSFTFQVGNEGRYGRMAVLNTQGGSSPADWTVRYLNANDLPKEEEHLNTPITSVSNNERWEVSRPNGASANIQLRWDEQSYPGVTSDALLRNSLRVVQFNSGDSKWTERGQTVNASAKTVATSTRVTTNDYVFTLGLSGVTATISDFTPVEICNNGAVASIPVVLSGSAPWTLSYRVTGASSTRNFTQTGITSPNYVIQLTGDDLAGAGNYSVSLVSVSDQSAVGIANGGSVNLVVQETSVPVISGATMVGRNEVRTYATPQNGTNTYAWSWVGASGGTIANANAASTNITFGNRTGTYQLQLTETTAATGCEVNIVFAVEVTNIPVPDISPDEPNICMGTTVTYSTAAITGNQYRWTVTGGTVQTSGAGNWRTVAGGGNSVTVLWGAAGNGSVKVEERVGATSVQGETTLDVVVSPAVNARTVAIQDAEVCDGSSTFVRVENSELSVSYRLKNTADGTYMGPSIGGNGNDLLLPTGALFASEAPYQVVVEAFNLACSLDVTAGTVDVLPALNVALSSDAAANAFCVGTAVSFSATPGYSQYVFVVDGTAFDNGNQAVFTTNALVDGSEVSVQALAANGCWGASETLTMRAANIAGMWTGIADSDWDNPMNWCNGQVPVNYNGVVISSKMVHEPVITGEYTLTNLTIEDGAQLWIDGGSKIDLEGSFTNNGELVLNNRYGVNGMVSLIDKSVNSGSGTTRVRLTTPANQWFYLGSIRKDAVFSDFGAGQPGIVVSSYRQNKWWNIQTTLASRSLRLLEGIATNLIDDKVEKRLIEYTGEINKEEVSRVFEEKGFSLLGNPYPAFISWENAATWERPNVDGTIWYRSKVGEEMAFITYNKDAAPFGKVALYPEQEIGTISEEELSLIPPMQAVWIKTFVEGVTVTVKPEGRTHGINGSILKSTSTSSADVIRIETSNAYSRDGAVIYFSEGSTEGLDKGDSEKYFNDSKRIPEIYTRSGAASLAINGLPTINKEIIEIPLSTRNQVAGEVEMEFDISHFNSNHAILLEDRYNGTVVNLRSQNTYSYVADPVGDIHDRFVLKFHNITTNADVIPDDENNAGNDIQIRNAGSMILVTASMNLVSQGPGVIEIFTVEGRKLQEVPALSSRTLVVMPGESGVYIVRARFGNTVKSERLLGKGHFDEYIE from the coding sequence TTTATACGAGAGGGGGCAGCATCCAGTGACTTTTTGGGGATATATCCCGTGGGTAGTGGAGGGGCTTATGCACCCTTTCAAATAGATAATTTTCAAGTTACTGGTTCAGGTTCCATCTCGGTTAGAACTACTCCTGGTAATGCACCAGGGAGTAACCCGACTGATTTGCAAAGACACTGGATAACCTCTGTTGCCGGAGTTTCTGTGCAAGATGCTTCGGTTCGCTTTACCTATGCCAATGGAGAACTGCCCAATACTGTTTCATATGAACCTAAGGTGTTTCAAAATGGTTCGTGGATAGATATACCCGGGGGACAAAATTTTGGAACCAACACTTTTGGTGGTTCTGGCATCAATGATCTGAATGGGGTCTGGACTTTAAGGGAACCCATCATCACCTATTATTCTTATCAATCGGGCAGCTGGAACAATCCCAATACCTGGACAACCGATCCTTCCGGAAGCCTATCTGTTAATGCCGGAGTCCCATTGCCCACGCAAAGAGTAGTGATTCTTAATGGGCGAAATGTATCCATTCCGGATAATTCACGAGAGATATTGTCCTTGCTGATCCAGGATGGTGGTGTTCTTGATTTAGGAACCACTACCGGCCATGATTTTGGTGAGGTCAGTGGTGAAGGAATCTTGCGTTTACGGACGAATAGTTTTCCTGGAGGAAATTTTGATGCATTTACCTCGACTGGAGGTGGTACAGTGGAGTATTATAATGGGTCAGATTTTATATTGCAGCATAATGACTACAATAACCTTGTTTTTAGTTTGTCAGGTTCAGGTGTATCAGCCACAGTTCGAAATAATCTAACGGTAAATGGAAACCTGACTGTTAATAGGGGAACATTTCGAATAAATGATAATACAGCCACGAGCAGGTTGAACTTGTACGTGAACGGTGATCTGACTGTTGAAACCAATGGTCGGATTAGGGTAGGTACGGGTGATCTGGGGACGAATTTTGAAAGTGCCCACAGGTTAACGATAAATGGCAATTTTTCAAATTATGGTGAGGCACGATTTTCCGGACTCTCCAGTCCAAATTACCAATCTTACCCCAATTATAGAGTTGACGTCGTTTTTAATAACCCGACCAAGGATCAAAATGTTACCATTAATGGTCTTACCCGTTTTTACCGTATAGAAATTGATAAAGGTGTTGACCAGACCTTCGTTTTAAATATTGATGCTTCTGCACCAAACCTTTTTCATTTAGACGGTAGAAATAATGAAATGGGCGTGACGCCAAATCCTGACGCCCCTAATATTATTCAACGCAGTGCTTTGGGTTTGATGGCCGGTACCGTGCGACTGGGTACAAATATTAATTTACCTTCTCTTGCGGAGGAGTGGCAAAGCGGACAAGATTACAATTATCATGTTGATGAGGATGCTTGTCTTTGGATAGATGGGGCTACTGTCAAACATACAACCAATGATAGAGGGGGGAACTCAAATTCGTTTGTCCTTTACGGAACCTTGCGCATCACCAACCCTACCAGTGTTTTCAACGTAAACAACTTACACGGTATAATTATTCGTGCAAATGCTTCTGTTGTTGTTGAAGATGGGCTTTTGATTACCCCTGCTATCAGAACCTCTACCGTTGAAGGGACTCACAGGGGGTCGTACAATCAGAGTGGGGGAACAGTTGAAATTACAGGGAATATTACCGGTGCTGACCGTCACCCCAGTTTTTCATGGACTTATCCGAATATGAGCTTTGCCATGTCGGGAGGTGAAATGCTGATTAGGCAAGCTACAAATGCTGGAGAAGGCAGAAATCGTAGTCTGGTTATTGGCTCCAGTCCTGAAAACGTTTCGGTTACAGGAGGAACTGTTAGAATCCAAACAACCTATAGGGATGCCAATTTTGTATCGACAGCTCCGTTTTGGAACTTGGTTATAGAGAACCCAACAAATAGTGGCTTTTCAAGTAATCTTCAATCGTTTACTTCAACAGCCTTTGATGCGGCATCGGTTCCATTACAGCCCCTGAAGGTGTTAAATGATCTCAGTGTTGGGAATAGTGCAAGATTTGTTGCAAATAATACTGATGTATCTGTTGGTGGAGCTTTCACCATCAATGCAAATGCCACCTACACTCCCGGGACCAACACCACCATTTTTAATGGCAATGGCCCGCAGACTTTCACCAATAACGGGACGCTGACCAACGGGTTCAATAACCTGGAGCTGGCTGGCAAGTCCGATTTGACTTTAAATGGAGCAACGTCTTTCGCAATTAGAGGGGATTTTACCTTGGGTAAAGAAACAATCCTGCGTGATAATGGACGAACGGTTACAGTTGCCGGTAATATTCAGAACAGTGGTACGCATTTTCGGCCCGCAACGGGTGCCGGAAGAATTGAGCTTACCGGTAATGGCAATCAAATACTGTCGGGCGACGGCACCGGAAGTTTTAATAATCTGTCGGTTAATAAGAATGGCGGATCGGTGACAACGGATGCAACCGTTACCATCAATGGTGATCTTCGCCTGGTGAGCAATCACCGCTTTACTATTGGCAATAATACGCTTAAGTTGGGGACTGATGCCAATATCTACAGTGCAGCAACCGGTACAGCTCAAGTGTTTACCAACAACAAGATGTTGGTTACTGGTGGTTTGATGTCCAATGGCGGAGTTCAAAAGGAGTTCAACAACACCAATGGCTTTCTTTTTCCGTTCGGTTTTGCTGTAGGTGCAACGCATTACTATATGCCGGCTACTTTGAGGTTTAGTTCGGCCCCTACTAAATGGGGTGCAGTGACTTCTCGTCCGGTTCATGGTCGGCACCACCTGGCTCAAGGAACCAATAATGCCCTTGGAGCCTACTGGAAGACGACAAGCCAAGGGTTTGAAGGAATACCTTCCAGCTCAGTTGTACATACTTATGCTTATGCAGATGCTTTTGTGTCAGGCAATGAGAGCAATTACTTGCCTGCTGTTTATAATTATGGGACGGCCTGGCGTACCATAAACGATGTAAACCTTGTAAACCAGGCTACAAATGTGATTACTTTCAATGCGGAGAGTAATGCCAATGGTGATTATACTGCGGGATTGCCTTCTGCTTTTGAAGGAATCCCGGTATTGTATTCACGTATCAGTGGAGCTTGGAATGAACCCGGAACTTGGAGTACAGACAGTCATTCGGGTGAAGCTGGCTCAGTTGTTCCTGCGGCAAATACGATTGTCGTAATAGGGGAAGACCATACAGTTACTATGACAGCGAATGGTGCAGAGGCTGGAGCACTCTTTATTTCTGAGGGTGCGACTTTGGATTTGGTGCGTACCAATGGCCATAATTTTGCCGCCTTACCAGAGGAAACGGTTACTGGCAGTGGAACTTTAAGGATTGCAAGAGCTTATTTCCCCAGAGGTGATTTTGGTGAATTCCTTGGGGAGAATGGTGGTACTGTGGAGTATTATGTTTCGGGAGGCAACGCTTTTACGCTTCCTGTGGCTTCTGATGGTACTTCATTGCCTCTAACGCAATACCGGAACCTGATTGTTAATGCTTCTGGTGCAGATATTACGCTTCCCAATATAGATTTTACTGTTTTTGAGAATCTGGTGATAAAGGGAAGTAACCAAGTGAGGACCAATACGGGGGGCGTAAGGACTTATCATGTGGGAGGAGATCTCAAAATTGAATCCGGAAATCTGGTTTACCGGAATGATCGAGCAACTCATTTTCTGGTTGATGGTGATGTCATGGTTAACTCGGGGGCAAGTTTCTCTGTCAGAGATGGGGGGACTGCTGTTGCCAACACGCTTACAATCGAGGGAAGTCTAATCAATAGCGGTACCTTTAATATGGTTGGTGGTACAAGGAATACGGCCACGATTTTTAAAGGGGAGCAAGACGCAGTGATTGAAGGTTCGGGCAGTACGTTTAATTTCCACAGGCTGACCGTGGATAAAGGGTCTGATGCCACACCAATTCTTGCTTTAAAATCAAGTATTTCAACTGGTGTTACCAATCCCTTTCTAACCTTGTTAAATGGAACCTTCCGGGTAGATGGTGAAGGTTTGGTGGTTACGGTTACCGATGGCTCAACCAGCTTTTCTATTCCTTCCACAGCTGCACTTTCGGTGAATGCCGGAACCTTGCGTGTTGCCTACGGCAATGGCAATGCCAATTTGTTGTTGGCAGGTAGGTTAGAGGTTTTGGGTGGTCGCATGGAAATTGGTCAGGCTACCCAAAATCGAAACAACAGTATTGAATATGCTGCTGCCGGAAAACCTGAGGTGTATGTGTCGGGTGGCACCTTGTATGTAAATGGTCAGATTCGTCGTCCAGCCACCACCACCAGCGGTTCGCTCAACTACATTCAAAGTGGTGGTGAGCTTATCATTGCCGGTCGTAACCGCATGACATCCCGCGGTTTGTTGGAGGTGGCCAATAATGGCAGCTTGTTTAAGGTAAGTGGAGGTCGGCTCATTCTTGCACGGCCTTCTGCCTCAGGTTCTGCTTTTGGTGATTTGTATCTTCGTCCCGCGAGCAATGAGGTGAGTGGTGGAACCATTCAACTTGGAGCCGATGGTAATACCGCTGGTTACAGTTTTGATTTGCAGCTGGGGACGCCCATCTGGAACCTTCAAGTGGGTGCGAATACCGGACAAAGCGCATCACTGGCTGTGCTGCCCCTGCAAGTCAAGAACGAATTGTTTATCAGCAGTAACTCTGTTTTCCTGGCCAATGGCTTGGATGTTAACCTTGAAGGCAGGTTGGTAAATAATAATATTTCGGCCAGCCGTGGAATTAATGAGGGAGGCTTCCGTCCGGGTGCTGTTTCTCAGACCACCCGATTTAATGGAACGGGTTCTCAGCAAATACAGGGCTTTGGCACCAACGTAACAAACTTTGCCAATCTGGAAATTCGAGCAACCAGTCTGTCTCTGGTCGAAAACTCCTCACTTTATGTGAACAACAACTTGTCGCTTTACTCGGGCGTTTTCAACGATGGAGGCAACATTGTTGCTGTGGTACGTAACATTCACAATGTGGCCAGGCATGAGAGTCCATCCTCTTCAGGAGGAATTTCTGTAGAAGGAACCCAGGCCCAGACCATCTCAGGCAACAATGCTGTTTTTGGCAATATTTTGATGAACAACAGCAATGGAGCGAATGTGGTAAACAATATCCGAATCAATGGCCATTTGAATTTTACGGCAGGTTCGTTGTACATCGATGATTACTTGCTCACTTTTGGTGAGAATGCTGTCGTTGGAGGCACTCCGGGCAGAAAGCAGATGGTGATGCTCAACGGCGTGTTGTCCGACCAGGGTGTGCGTAAGCTTTATGCAGCTGGTGCAGCAGGTGAGTTCGTCTTTCCTGTAGGCGTACAAGGGAAGTACACACCAGCCGCATATACGGTTTTGGCAAATGGGGCACCCGGTTCAATCACCTTGCGCACCATCAATGAAAAGCATGCCGCGGTTAACGATACCGATGACAATGAGCTGGCTTATTATTGGAGTGTAAAGTCGGAAGGGTTCAGCGGTTTGTCGGTAAGCCATCGCTATACCTATGAACAGGATGATGTAAGAGCCGATGAGGAACAATATGTGGGCGGTCGTTATGATTATGAGAATTACACCTGGTATGATTTGGGTGAGGTCGTTGATGCAGCCAACAATACCATCAGTTTTAACGGGGATTACATTACCGGTGAATACACAGCGGGTTATGCGCCGAATTTCGTTACAAAACCTGTTTTGTACAGCCGTGGAAATGGCGATTGGGATGACCCGACAACTTGGGCGATTACCCCTGGTGGGGATGCCGGTGGACTAAGGCCTGATGGCAATCCTGTTATAATTGCCGAAGGACACCTTGTTACGCTGAACGTTGACAATGCCTACACTTATTCAGTGGAATTAAATGGTACCCTCGATATTGGAACAACACTTTATCACAATATGGGGCACTTTTTGGGCGACGGAACATTGGTGATAGGCTCAACCAGTGATGGTAACTTTATTCTACCTGGTGGTAAATTCGATGAATTCTTTGACAATGCTGCTTCTACCATTGAGTTCAAAGGGGATAATGAGGCCAATCTTCCGCTGAAACCCGGTAATATTTACAAGCCCTTCCAGAATGTAGTGCTTTCCGGCTCAGGCCGTAAGAACATCAGTGCCGATGATATGAAAATCAACGGCAACCTGGTTATTCGCAACGGTACCGTCTTAAGTAATGTCAACAACAACAGAACACTTTATGTTGGGGGTGACTGGATCAATGAAAATACTTCAGTGGGCGGATTCCTGGCCGGACGTGGGACTGTGGTTTTTGACGGCAATCGTACCCAGCAGTTCAAAGTTGAGACAGCAGAGAGTTTTTACAATGTAACGATGAATACCAATGGTGAGTTGGATATGGCTGAAACTGCTGTTGGTGCCAATTTTGTTGTAAGCAATCGTTTGAATCTTTCTCGTGGAATTATTCGCAGTTACGCTGATAAGGTGGTGTATATTTCCAATACAGCTAATAATGCGGTGTCTGGTGGCAACGTCAATTCTTTTGTGGATGGCCCCATGACCAAACGAATGCTCACAGGTCAGTCTTTCACTTTTCAGGTAGGTAATGAAGGACGCTATGGCCGGATGGCTGTGTTGAATACGCAGGGGGGAAGTTCACCTGCAGATTGGACAGTAAGGTATCTTAATGCTAATGATTTACCCAAGGAGGAGGAGCATCTTAATACACCCATTACGTCGGTTAGTAACAATGAGCGTTGGGAGGTATCACGTCCCAACGGAGCGAGTGCTAACATTCAATTGCGTTGGGATGAGCAATCTTATCCCGGGGTGACTTCCGATGCCTTGTTGCGCAACAGCTTGCGCGTGGTGCAATTCAATAGTGGGGACAGCAAATGGACTGAGCGGGGACAAACTGTGAATGCATCGGCTAAGACGGTGGCCACTTCAACACGTGTCACGACCAATGATTATGTGTTTACGCTGGGCTTAAGTGGAGTGACAGCGACCATCAGTGATTTTACTCCGGTGGAGATATGTAACAATGGTGCAGTGGCTTCCATTCCCGTTGTATTGTCGGGTTCGGCGCCATGGACTTTGAGTTATCGTGTTACTGGTGCTTCTTCAACTCGCAATTTTACACAGACCGGCATCACTTCGCCCAACTATGTTATTCAGCTTACGGGTGACGATTTGGCTGGAGCAGGGAATTATTCTGTTTCCTTGGTTTCGGTGTCCGACCAATCTGCTGTTGGAATCGCTAATGGCGGGTCGGTGAATTTGGTTGTTCAGGAGACCTCTGTTCCCGTTATTTCTGGTGCTACTATGGTCGGTCGAAATGAGGTACGCACTTACGCGACTCCGCAGAACGGCACCAATACCTACGCATGGAGCTGGGTAGGGGCCAGTGGAGGAACCATTGCGAATGCCAATGCCGCTTCAACCAATATTACTTTTGGTAACAGAACCGGAACCTACCAATTACAATTGACCGAAACAACCGCAGCAACTGGTTGCGAAGTCAATATCGTCTTTGCTGTTGAGGTTACCAATATTCCGGTTCCCGACATCAGTCCGGATGAGCCCAATATTTGTATGGGGACTACCGTGACTTACAGCACTGCTGCAATTACCGGTAATCAATACCGATGGACTGTGACCGGAGGAACGGTTCAGACAAGCGGGGCCGGCAATTGGAGAACGGTAGCCGGTGGAGGCAATTCAGTTACTGTCCTTTGGGGAGCAGCAGGCAATGGCAGTGTTAAAGTGGAAGAAAGAGTAGGGGCTACCAGTGTACAGGGAGAAACAACGCTGGATGTAGTAGTTAGTCCCGCTGTAAACGCTCGTACGGTAGCAATTCAAGATGCGGAAGTTTGTGACGGCAGCAGCACTTTTGTTCGTGTTGAAAATTCAGAACTGAGTGTATCGTATCGTCTCAAGAATACAGCTGATGGAACTTATATGGGACCATCAATAGGAGGAAACGGCAATGACCTCTTGTTGCCCACCGGTGCGTTGTTTGCAAGTGAGGCGCCTTACCAGGTTGTTGTAGAGGCCTTTAACCTGGCTTGCAGTTTGGATGTTACCGCCGGAACTGTAGATGTTTTACCTGCTTTAAATGTGGCCTTGAGCAGCGACGCAGCAGCTAATGCCTTTTGTGTGGGAACTGCCGTAAGTTTCTCTGCCACTCCCGGCTATAGCCAATATGTTTTTGTAGTTGATGGTACCGCCTTTGATAATGGGAACCAAGCGGTGTTTACCACCAATGCTTTGGTGGATGGTTCAGAGGTCTCGGTGCAGGCTTTGGCAGCAAATGGCTGCTGGGGAGCAAGTGAGACGCTGACTATGCGAGCTGCAAATATTGCAGGTATGTGGACTGGCATCGCTGATTCCGATTGGGATAATCCAATGAACTGGTGTAACGGACAGGTACCAGTTAATTACAACGGAGTTGTGATCTCCTCAAAGATGGTTCATGAACCTGTCATAACAGGAGAATACACTTTGACTAATCTGACAATAGAGGATGGGGCACAGCTCTGGATTGACGGAGGTTCAAAAATCGATCTTGAAGGTAGCTTCACAAATAACGGAGAACTTGTACTCAACAACCGTTACGGAGTAAACGGTATGGTTTCCCTGATAGACAAATCGGTTAATTCAGGAAGTGGCACTACAAGAGTAAGGCTTACAACCCCGGCCAATCAGTGGTTCTATCTCGGAAGCATTAGAAAAGATGCCGTATTCTCCGATTTCGGTGCCGGACAACCCGGTATTGTTGTAAGTTCATATCGACAAAACAAATGGTGGAATATTCAGACCACTTTAGCAAGTAGGTCTCTCAGATTGCTGGAAGGAATAGCAACTAATCTAATCGATGACAAGGTCGAAAAGAGGTTAATTGAATATACTGGAGAGATAAACAAAGAAGAAGTAAGCAGGGTGTTTGAAGAAAAAGGTTTCAGCCTCCTTGGCAATCCATACCCGGCCTTTATAAGCTGGGAGAACGCTGCCACATGGGAACGACCAAATGTTGATGGTACTATTTGGTACAGAAGCAAAGTTGGTGAAGAAATGGCATTCATTACATATAACAAGGATGCTGCTCCTTTTGGAAAAGTTGCCCTGTACCCTGAACAAGAGATTGGTACTATCTCTGAGGAAGAACTCTCTCTGATTCCTCCAATGCAGGCTGTCTGGATTAAAACCTTTGTTGAAGGAGTAACTGTAACTGTGAAACCTGAAGGTCGTACCCATGGAATAAACGGTTCAATACTTAAGAGCACCTCAACATCATCAGCTGATGTAATTCGTATCGAAACATCAAACGCTTATTCAAGGGACGGTGCAGTGATATATTTTAGTGAAGGTTCGACAGAAGGACTAGATAAGGGTGATTCAGAGAAGTACTTCAACGACTCTAAACGTATTCCCGAAATCTATACAAGATCAGGTGCAGCTTCCCTTGCTATAAACGGCCTGCCGACAATTAACAAGGAAATAATTGAAATTCCGCTTAGTACACGGAACCAAGTCGCTGGTGAGGTAGAAATGGAGTTTGATATTTCACACTTCAACTCCAACCATGCTATATTACTTGAAGACAGGTATAATGGAACCGTGGTCAACCTAAGGAGCCAGAATACATACTCATATGTAGCAGATCCTGTAGGTGATATTCACGACCGCTTCGTACTGAAGTTCCATAACATTACTACAAACGCTGATGTTATCCCGGATGATGAAAACAATGCAGGAAATGATATCCAAATCAGAAACGCCGGTTCCATGATACTTGTTACTGCAAGTATGAATCTCGTTTCTCAAGGTCCTGGTGTTATCGAGATTTTCACGGTAGAAGGCAGAAAACTTCAGGAAGTACCTGCACTTAGCAGTCGTACGCTTGTAGTGATGCCAGGGGAGAGTGGAGTATATATTGTAAGAGCACGATTCGGAAATACTGTAAAGAGTGAACGACTCCTTGGTAAAGGTCATTTTGATGAATATATTGAATAA